Proteins encoded by one window of Panicum virgatum strain AP13 chromosome 7N, P.virgatum_v5, whole genome shotgun sequence:
- the LOC120682484 gene encoding FT-interacting protein 7-like yields the protein MKLAVEISDAADLAPKDGAASCNPYVEVDFDDQRQRTATKPADRNPYWNQTLVFDVRDPARFPSLAIDVSVLHDRRHQDHNALRPHTFLGRVRINAASVAQSSQEAVLQRYPLEKRGLFSRVSGDIALRIYLLTSSQNGDNSNNAAAASMDDQQQEPERIVSSAFAPPEGKSGSSSHDHDDQEEPRPRIFRSVPAAAGGGDQHQQPRRASLHAVAAPPPPPGQTVVMPRPAAPPGPPPGGAYGLVETKPPLPAKMGPRAAAAAAAKIASTYDMVEPMTYLYVSVIKARDLPTMDVTGALDPFVEVKLGNFKGVTRHLEKNPNPVWRQTFAFSSEHLQANQLEVVVKDKDMIKDDFVGRVLFDMTDVPARVPPDSPLAPQWYRLADRSGEKLRHGEIMLAVWKGTQADEAFPEAWHSDAHSLPLEGLASTRSKVYYSPKLAYLKVVAIAAQDVVPADKGRPLAPTIAKIQLGGQVRRTRPQGSANPAWNEEFMFVAAEPFDEPLVVTVEERVAAGRDEPVGRVIVPVAAPYVPRNDLAKAVDSKWFNLSRALTADEAAAGKKDSKHFSSKIHLRLSLETAYHVLDESTHYASDLQPSAKKLRKGGIGILELGVLSARNLVPSKAKEGRLADPYCVAKYGAKWVRTRTALNTLAPRWNEQYTWEVFDPCTVLTVAVFDNSAVLPPGGGGEKADQRVGKVRVRLSTLEIDRVYTHLYPLMALSPSGLKKTGELHLAVRFTCTAWANMLGMYGRPLLPKMHYTHPISVLQLDYLRFQAMQMVAARLGRAEPPLRREVVEYMLDVDSHMFSLRRSKANFYRVTSLFSGAVAVARWMDGICKWKNPLTTVLVHVLFLILVCYPELILPTVFLYLFMIGAWNYRRRPRKPPHMDTVLSHAELAHPDELDEEFDTFPTSKPGDVVRMRYDRLRSVAGRVQTVVGDLATQGERAQSLLSWRDPRATAIFVVLSLLAAVVLYVTPFQVVAVVAGLYLLRHPRFRSKQPSVPFNFYKRLPAKTDMLL from the coding sequence ATGAAGCTGGCCGTCGAGATCTCCGACGCCGCCGACCTCGCCCCCAAggacggcgccgcctcctgcaaCCCCTACGTCGAGGTCGACTTCGACGACCAGCGCCAGCGCACCGCCACCAAGCCCGCCGACCGCAACCCCTACTGGAACCAGACGCTCGTCTTCGACGTCCGCGACCCCGCCAGGTTCCCCTCCCTCGCCATCGATGTCTCCGTCCTCCACGACCGCCGCCACCAGGACCACAACGCCCTCCGCCCGCACACCTTCCTCGGCCGCGTCCGCATAAACGCCGCCTCCGTCGCGCAATCCTCCCAGGAGGCGGTCCTCCAGAGGTACCCGCTCGAGAAGCGGGGGCTCTTCTCGCGCGTCTCAGGAGACATCGCGCTCAGGATCTACCTACTCACCAGCAGCCAAAATGGAGACAACTCCAacaatgctgctgctgcttccatgGACGACCAGCAGCAGGAGCCCGAAAGGATCGTCAGCTCCGCCTTCGCACCACCAGAGGGGaagagcggcagcagcagccacgaccACGACGACCAGGAGGAGCCGCGACCGCGCATCTTCCGCTCCGTGCCTgcggcagcaggaggaggcgaccagcaccagcagccgcgccgcgcctctctccacgccgtcgccgcgcctcccccgccgcccggcCAGACGGTCGTcatgccgcgccccgccgccccgcccggccCCCCGCCCGGCGGCGCCTACGGCCTGGTCGAGAccaagccgccgctgccggccaagatgggcccgcgcgccgccgccgccgccgccgccaagatcGCCTCCACCTACGACATGGTGGAGCCGATGACGTACCTGTATGTGAGCGTGATCAAGGCGCGCGACCTGCCGACCATGGACGTGACCGGCGCGCTCGACCCCTTCGTGGAGGTGAAGCTCGGCAACTTCAAGGGCGTGACCAGGCACCTGGAGAAGAACCCCAACCCGGTGTGGCGGCAGACCTTCGCCTTCTCCAGCGAGCACCTGCAGGCCAACCAGCTGGAGGTGGTGGTCAAGGACAAGGACATGATCAAGGACGACTTCGTGGGCCGCGTGCTCTTCGACATGACCGACGTCCCCGCGCGCGTGCCGCCCGACAGCCCGCTGGCGCCCCAGTGGTACCGCCTGGCCGACCGCTCCGGCGAGAAGCTGCGGCACGGGGAGATCATGCTGGCCGTGTGGAAGGGCACGCAGGCGGACGAGGCGTTCCCGGAGGCCTGGCACTCGGACGCGCACTCGCTGCCCCTGGAGGGCCTGGCCAGCACGCGCTCCAAGGTGTACTACTCGCCCAAGCTGGCCTACCTCAAGGTGGTGGCGATCGCGGCGCAGGACGTGGTCCCCGCGGACAAGGGGCGGCCGCTGGCCCCCACCATCGCCAAGATCCAGCTGGGCGGGCAGGTCCGGCGGACGCGGCCGCAGGGGTCGGCGAACCCGGCGTGGAACGAGGAGTTCATGTTCGTGGCGGCGGAGCCGTTCGACGAGCCGCTGGTGGTGACGGTGGAGGAgcgcgtggcggcggggcgggacGAGCCGGTGGGGCGCGTGATcgtgccggtggcggcgccgtaCGTGCCCCGGAACGACCTGGCCAAGGCGGTGGACTCCAAGTGGTTCAACCTGTCGCGGGCGCTGACggcggacgaggcggcggcggggaagaaggACTCGAAGCACTTCTCGAGCAAGATCCACCTGCGGCTGAGCCTGGAGACGGCGTACCACGTGCTGGACGAGTCGACGCACTACGCGAGCGACCTGCAGCCGTCGGCCAAGAAGCTGCGCAAGGGTGGCATCGGCATCCTGGAGCTGGGCGTGCTGAGCGCGCGCAACCTGGTGCCCAGCAAGGCCAAGGAGGGGCGGCTGGCGGACCCCTACTGCGTGGCCAAGTACGGCGCCAAGTGGGTGCGCACGCGCACGGCGCTCAACACGCTGGCGCCGCGGTGGAACGAGCAGTACACCTGGGAGGTGTTCGACCCGTGCACGGTGCTCACGGTGGCGGTCTTCGACAACAGCGCCGTCCTGCCGCCTGGTGGCGGCGGAGAGAAGGCCGACCAGCGGGTCGGCAAGGTGCGCGTCCGTCTCTCGACGCTGGAGATCGACCGCGTCTACACCCACTTGTACCCGCTCATGGCGCTCTCCCCGTCGGGGCTGAAGAAGACCGGCGAGCTCCACCTGGCGGTGCGCTTCACCTGCACGGCGTGGGCCAACATGCTGGGCATGTACGGGCGGCCGCTGCTGCCCAAGATGCACTACACCCACCCCATCTCCGTGCTGCAGCTGGACTACCTGCGCTTCCAGGCGATGcagatggtggcggcgcggctggggcgcgccgagccgccgctgcgGCGCGAGGTGGTGGAGTACATGCTGGACGTGGATTCGCACATGTTCAGCCTGCGCCGGAGCAAGGCCAACTTCTACCGCGTCACCTCGCTCTTCTccggcgcggtggcggtggcgaggtGGATGGACGGCATCTGCAAGTGGAAGAACCCGCTGACGACGGTGCTGGTGCACGTGCTGTTCCTCATCCTGGTGTGCTACCCGGAGCTGATCCTGCCCACCGTCTTCCTCTACCTCTTCATGATCGGCGCCTGGAActaccggcggcggccgcggaagcCGCCGCACATGGACACGGTGCTGTCGCACGCGGAGCTGGCGCACCCGGACGAGCTGGAcgaggagttcgacaccttcccCACCAGCAAGCCGGGGGACGTGGTGCGGATGCGCTACGACCGCCTGCGCAGCGTGGCGGGGCGCGTGCAGACGGTGGTGGGGGACCTGGCCACGCAGGGCGAGCGGGCGCAGTCGCTGCTGAGCTGGCGGGACCCGAGGGCCACGGCCATCTTCGTCGTGCTCTCGCTGCTCGCGGCGGTGGTGCTCTACGTCACG